In Nitrospirota bacterium, the DNA window GTATTGAAGAAAGCGGCGGACGGATTCGTCCATGAACCTCTATTTCGGCATGTCGATGCGAATGATCCCTCGGCGGATCGCCTGGATCGCGGCTTGGGTGCGATCGTACACGTCGAGTTTGTGGAAGATATTGCGGACGTGGTTCTTGACCGTCTTTTCGCTGATGGAGAGCGCGTTGGCGATCTCCTTGTTGGTCTTGCCCTCGGCGATGTATTGGAGCACGCCCTGTTCGCGTTCGGTCAGGTCGTTCTTCCCTTTGGCCGTCTTCCGACCGCGTCCTTCGGCCAGTTGGGAGAACTCGGTGAGGATCTTGCCGGCGATGGTGGGGTGTAAAAAAGACTCCCCTTTGGCTGCGGCGCGAATCGCCTTCACGATCTGCGCGGAGTCCGAATTCTTCAAGAGGTAGCCGGCGACTCCGGTCTTCACGAGGTCGAAGATATACTCATCTTCCTCGTACATGGTGAGCACCACCACGCGGACGGCTGGGCACTGCTCCTTGATCCGCCGGGTGGCTTCGACGCCGTTCATCCGCGGCATGCTGATGTCCATCAGCACGACATCGGGTTGAAGTTGGCGCGTCTTCTCGACAGCCTCGACGCCGTCTTTGGCTTCTCCCACGACCACGATGTCGTCTTTGGTCTGGAGGATGGCCGAGAGACCGTCGCGCACCACCTGGTGGTCGTCCGCGATCAACACCCGGATTTTTTTCGCCACGGGCAAGGACCTCCTTACTCCTGAGCCTTCATCGGGATTTCGACCGAGATCGTCGTCCCCTGTCCCGGCTTGGTTTCGATGCGCGCGCGCCCGCCGAGAAACCTGGCGCGCTCGGTCATGCCTTTGAGGCCCATCGATGCCC includes these proteins:
- a CDS encoding response regulator transcription factor translates to MAKKIRVLIADDHQVVRDGLSAILQTKDDIVVVGEAKDGVEAVEKTRQLQPDVVLMDISMPRMNGVEATRRIKEQCPAVRVVVLTMYEEDEYIFDLVKTGVAGYLLKNSDSAQIVKAIRAAAKGESFLHPTIAGKILTEFSQLAEGRGRKTAKGKNDLTEREQGVLQYIAEGKTNKEIANALSISEKTVKNHVRNIFHKLDVYDRTQAAIQAIRRGIIRIDMPK